Below is a genomic region from Streptomyces ferrugineus.
TTCGCCTGGGGCGACTGCTCGCTGTCCAACACGCTGTTCCGGCGCGACGCGGGCGCCTACGCCGCGTACCTGGTGGACGCCGAGACCGGCGATCTGCATCCGCGGCTCAGCGAGGGCCAGCGCGACTACGACCTGGACCTCGCCCGGGTCAACATCAGCGGCGAGCTGCTGGACCTGGAGGCGTCCGGGGCGCTGCACCCCTCCGTCGACCCGATCGAGTTCGGCATGGAGATCTGCGCCCGCTACCGGAGCCTGTGGCAGGAGCTGACCCGCACCTCGGTGTACCCGGCGGGCAAGTACCACTACATCGAGCGCCGGATACGCCGCCTGAACGACCTCGGTTTCGACGTGGCCGAGATGCAGATCGAGCACGCCGCCAACGGCGACACGGTCACCTTCGTGCCCAAGGTCGTCGACGCCGGCCACCACCAGCGCCAGCTGCTGCGCCTGACGGGCCTGGACACCGAGGAGAACCAGGCCCGCAGGCTGCTGAACGACCTGGAGAGCTGGATGGCCACCCAGGACGACTACGCCCCGGGCGACCCCCTCGGTGCCCGTCCCGAGGTGCTCGCCCACCGCTGGGTGCGCGATGTCTTCCGCCCCACCGTGCGGGCCGTACCGCTCGAGCTGCGCGGCTCCATGGACCCGGCCGAGATCTACCACGAGCTGCTCGAACACCGCTGGTACCTGTCCGAGCGGGCGCAGCACGACATCGGCCTGGACACGGTGGTCGAGGACTACATCGAGAACATCCTGCCCAAGGCCCGCGAGACGCTGCAGCCGACCACGTCCGACTGACTCACTCGTCGTGCGGCACCACGGCCACCGGGCAGGGCGCGTGGTGCAGCACGCCGTGCGCCACCGAGCCGATGCGGGCGCCCACGGCCGTACGGCGGGCGCGGCGCCCGACGACCATCAACTGGGCCCGCCCGGCCACCGACAACAGCACCTGCCCGGCGCTGCCCATCTCGACGTGCTCGACCACATGCACGTCCGGGAAGCGCTCGCGCCACGGCCGCAGCGCCTCGCCCAGGGACTTCTTCTCGTACGGCTCCAGCCCTCCGGCATCGTCGAGGAGCTTCATGGAGGCCGGGCTGTAGGAGAACAGCGGCGGCAGGGTCCAGGCCCGCACCGCGCGTACGGCCGCGCCACGCGCCGCGGCCGTCTCGAACGCGAACCGCAGGGCGGGGGCGCTGTCGTCCGGGTCGCCCTGCTGGCCCACCACGATCTCGCGCCCGGCGGCCTCGGCGGACGCCTGGTCCCCGGCCCGGACGAGGACGACGGGCCGCGTAGCCCCGGCGATGACCTGCTGTCCGACGGAGCCCAGCAGGAACCCGACGACCGCGGCCTGGCCCCGCGAACCCAGCACCAGCATCTCGGCGTCCGCCGCGGCGGCGAGCAGTGTGTCGGCGGGCCCGCCGTCGAGGACGTCGGTGGTGACGTCCAGCCCGGCATGCCGCTCGGTGACGGAGCGGGCGGCCTCCGCCAGCCCCTCGCGGACCCACCGGGCCTGGGTGTCGGCGTCTTCGGCGTACCCCGCGTCCACCGCCTCGTGCGGCTGGAACCGCCACGCGTGCACCACCCGCAGGGCGAGCCCACGGCGGACCGCCTCCCGGGCGGCCCAGCCCAGCGCGGCGACGCTCTCCTCCGAGCCGTCCACCCCTGCCGTGATCGGGCGCGTCATACCGGCTGCCTCCTCATGTAAATGATCATGTCTTCGCATCATGGTCATGTCCTCGACCCCAGTCTTCACTACCCCGCGGGCCTGGCATGGGAAGGGGAGCAAGTGATGGTGGACTCGGCCGATCCGGAGGCCCTCGGGCGCTGGTGGGCCGAGGTCCTGGGCTGGGTCGTGGTGTGCGACGAGCCCGACGAGTTCGAGCGGCTCCACCTCGACTACCGGCCCCACGACCGAGACGCGGAGGTCGCCCGCCTCCTCGCCCTCGGCGCGCGGCGCGGCTGAAAACCGCCGCCTCGCGCATACCCGCGCGAGGCGGGTGGATCGAACATACGATGGACCGGAGTCGGCGCGGCGGTCGCGAGGACACCGCGCCGTGGTTCGGAGCCCGGGGTGGGAGACGTATGGCACAGGCCGCCGACGCAGCGCGGACCGTCATCCTGACCGTCGACGACGATCCGGGGGTCTCCCGGGCGGTCGCCCGCGATCTCCGGCGGCGCTACGGCGCGTCGCACCGCATCGTGCGCGCGGAGTCCGGCGAGTCGGCGCTTCAGGCGCTGCGGGAGCTGAAGCTGCGGGGCGACCTGGTGGCCGTGATCCTGGCCGATTACCGCATGCCGCAGATGAACGGCATCGAGTTCCTCGAACAGGCCCTGGACGTGTACCCGGGGGCGCGGCGCGTGCTGCTCACCGCGTACGCGGACACGAACGCGGCGATCGACGCGATCAACGTCGTCGACCTCGACCACTACCTCCTCAAGCCGTGGGACCCGCCCGAGGAGAAGCTCTACCCGGTCCTGGACGACCTGCTGGAGGCGTGGCGGCGCAGCGACTACCGGCCGGTGCCCAGC
It encodes:
- a CDS encoding DUF4032 domain-containing protein, translating into MALQISATNPEHPALLLELPWQLPLEEWPEEVLVPLPRGISRHVVRYARAGDEVIAVKELAERPALREYELLRDLDRLGIPAVDPLAVVTGRTDTAGGPLESVLVTRHLGGSQPYRSMFETTMRPATMHRLMDALAVLLVRLHLAGFAWGDCSLSNTLFRRDAGAYAAYLVDAETGDLHPRLSEGQRDYDLDLARVNISGELLDLEASGALHPSVDPIEFGMEICARYRSLWQELTRTSVYPAGKYHYIERRIRRLNDLGFDVAEMQIEHAANGDTVTFVPKVVDAGHHQRQLLRLTGLDTEENQARRLLNDLESWMATQDDYAPGDPLGARPEVLAHRWVRDVFRPTVRAVPLELRGSMDPAEIYHELLEHRWYLSERAQHDIGLDTVVEDYIENILPKARETLQPTTSD
- a CDS encoding universal stress protein, which produces MTRPITAGVDGSEESVAALGWAAREAVRRGLALRVVHAWRFQPHEAVDAGYAEDADTQARWVREGLAEAARSVTERHAGLDVTTDVLDGGPADTLLAAAADAEMLVLGSRGQAAVVGFLLGSVGQQVIAGATRPVVLVRAGDQASAEAAGREIVVGQQGDPDDSAPALRFAFETAAARGAAVRAVRAWTLPPLFSYSPASMKLLDDAGGLEPYEKKSLGEALRPWRERFPDVHVVEHVEMGSAGQVLLSVAGRAQLMVVGRRARRTAVGARIGSVAHGVLHHAPCPVAVVPHDE